CGGACCTGGATTCGATCAGACTTTTCTCGTTTCCGGCGGTTCGGAAGCAGTCGAATCCGCCATCAAGCTCGCGCGCCAATACGCGGTGGTCAGCGGACAGCCGAAACGCCGGAAAATCCTTGCGCGCTTGCCAGGATATCACGGCGCGACGCTTGGCGCCGCTGCTGTCACCGGCGATCCTGACCGGGATGAGATTTTCGGCCCGATCATGCAGATAATGCCTAAGGTGCCAGCGCCACTGAGCTATCGCCTCCCTGAAGGCTTTGATGTCAGTTCCTATGCCGACTACTGCGCGGACGCGCTCGAGCAACAGATTCTTGCGGAAGGTGAGGAGACGGTGCTCGCCTTCATCATGGAGCCGGTCGGCGGTATCGCAACCGGCGCCTTAGTTGCGCCGGATAGTTATTATTCCAAAGTCCGGGAGATTTGCGATCGCCATGGCGTGCTGCTAATCTTCGATGAGGTGATGTGTGGCGCCGGCCGAACCGGAACCTTCCTTGCCGCTCATCATTGGCCAAGCGCCCTGCCCGACATCGTCGTCTGCGCCAAAGGTTTGAGCGCCGGCTATACGCCGCTTGGTGCCATGATCGCTCCCAACAGGATATTCGACAAGGTCGCCGAATCCGGCGGTTTTTTACACGGCCACACCTACTGCGGAAATCCCCTCTCCTCGGCGATTGGTGTCGCGGTTCTCAAGGAGATGCTCGAGCACGATCTGATGGGCAATGCCAAGCGGATGGGCGTCGTGCTGCGCCGAAAGCTCAACGCGCTGAAGGATCAGAGCACCACCATTGGTGACGTACGGGGTATGGGCCTCCTCAACGCGGTTGAGATCGTTGAGGACCAGGCAACCAAGGCAATTTATCCTCAGGCATCCTATCGAGTTTCGGAGATCGCTCGCGAACTTGGGCTTCACATCTACGCGCGCCGCACCGCCAGCGGAAAGTTTGGGGAATGGTTCATGGCAGCTCCTCCGCTCATTACAACCGAGCCGGAAATCGACCTCTTCATAGAGCTTCTCACTGAGACGTTCCGAGTTTTTGAGAGCAAGAGTTGATAACGCGGCCGCCTATCAATAGTTTGCTGATGCAATCCATGTTGGCCGGTGTGCAGGAGCCAATCCCTCTGGCGTCATCGAACCAGCGAGGACTATTCGTGCCAAAGACGTCTATGGTGCAACAGTCCGCGTTAGCACGAACGGCACCAGCTGAAAGAACCGCCCCAAAAGCTACCAAATGAGGTAGTCGCCGCACGACGTGGGATGGCTTCGTCAAAGGTTGAAACAATGTACAAAAAGGTTGAAATAATGCACAAGAAGACCGTCGACATTGTCATCATCAATGGTGATATTTTTACCGGTGACAGAAGTCAGCCTCACTATAGACCGGGGGCCATTGCGATTTCTGATGGCGTGATTGTAGGGATCGGTCACGAGCAAGAGATTCTGTCGGAGTATGATGCAGCGCGCAAGGTCGACGCTCAGGGCGCTATGGTCCACCCGGGCTTCATTGAAACTCATCTGCATTCGACCGGGATGGCCTATCACGGCGCGCCTTTCTCGCCGCTCTCAGGCACTGCCAGCAAAGTGA
The sequence above is drawn from the Sinorhizobium chiapasense genome and encodes:
- a CDS encoding aminotransferase family protein, with the translated sequence MSSQSIVPAKSVQKGSSEKFVYANARGVTETFNVSHGKGIFFWDTNGKRYFDGSSGAVVANLGHGNERVRDAMIDQANRISYVIRTAFTSESTDTLRKLIADLAGPGFDQTFLVSGGSEAVESAIKLARQYAVVSGQPKRRKILARLPGYHGATLGAAAVTGDPDRDEIFGPIMQIMPKVPAPLSYRLPEGFDVSSYADYCADALEQQILAEGEETVLAFIMEPVGGIATGALVAPDSYYSKVREICDRHGVLLIFDEVMCGAGRTGTFLAAHHWPSALPDIVVCAKGLSAGYTPLGAMIAPNRIFDKVAESGGFLHGHTYCGNPLSSAIGVAVLKEMLEHDLMGNAKRMGVVLRRKLNALKDQSTTIGDVRGMGLLNAVEIVEDQATKAIYPQASYRVSEIARELGLHIYARRTASGKFGEWFMAAPPLITTEPEIDLFIELLTETFRVFESKS